A genomic window from Quercus lobata isolate SW786 chromosome 10, ValleyOak3.0 Primary Assembly, whole genome shotgun sequence includes:
- the LOC115964701 gene encoding elongation factor G, mitochondrial-like yields MYNFHNWSTPLLDGVLSYLPCPTEVSSYALGQSKNEENVTLSGTPDGPLVVLAFKLEEGCFGQLTYMRIYECVIWKGDFIHNINTGKKAKIPRLVWMHYDEDIQEAHAGQIVAVFGVDCASRDTFTDGSIKYKMTSMNVPKPMMSLAVQPVSKDSGGQFSKALNHFQREDPTLCKYKFSCRLLDLVLHWEKLDFG; encoded by the exons ATgtataattttcataattggAGTACACCACTTTTGGATGGTGTACTTAGTTATTTGCCTTGTCCAACTGAAGTCAGTAGCTATGCTCTTGGCCAAAGTAAGAATGAAGAGAAC GTCACATTGTCTGGAACTCCAGATGGGCCTCTTGTGGTGTTAGCTTTTAAATTGGAGGAAGGGTGCTTTGGTCAGTTGACATATATGAG aatcTATGAATGTGTCATTTGGAAGGGTGATTTTATACATAACATAAATACAGGAAAGAAGGCTAAG ATTCCTCGCTTGGTTTGGATGCATTATGATGAG GATATTCAAGAGGCACATGCTGGGCAAATAGTTGCTGTATTTGGTGTGGATTGTGCATCAA GAGATACATTTACTGATGGGtcaattaaatacaaaatgacTTCTATGAATGTCCCTAAGCCAATGATGTCTTTAGCCGTTCAACCAGTTTCAAAAGATTCAGGAGGACAA ttttCAAAGGCTTTGAATCATTTTCAGAGAGAGGATCCTACTTTGTGTAAGTATAAGTTTTCATGTAGATTGTTAGATTTGGTTCTCCATTGGGAAAAACTAGACTTTGGTTAA